A window of the Labrus mixtus chromosome 8, fLabMix1.1, whole genome shotgun sequence genome harbors these coding sequences:
- the rb1cc1 gene encoding RB1-inducible coiled-coil protein 1, whose protein sequence is MKLYVFQVNNGSTLTFDTDLAVQTVLELKHAIQAKYKIAIQHQVLVVNGGECMAAERRVCSYSAGTETNPIFLFNKEMILSDRDPTIPKTTFSIESEIQVKVEESLLMPAVFHTVASRTQLALEMFEVANKLSSFCERLVHDEHLQHQGWAAIMANLDDCTLSYQKLLVKFDTSYINYQRDLEEIKVKLTKLGTAVAVMARIPLLECLTRHSYRESMEKSSSTPGKDSDETEEEKSTDSVLCNAGAQKPSKFSASLSASGTPTCEQTGDHETNKMTDSGGLRAALLDDDTPEFANPSSFNVTLLDWINVQDRPNDVESVVRKCFDSINRLDPRIIQPFLADCRDTISKLDNQNMKAIKGLEDRLYALDQMIASCKKLVNEQKELAQGFLANQKRAENLKDTSVLPDLCLSHTNQLMIMLNNHRKLLDIKKKCTTAKQELANNLQVRLKWCCYVMLHADQDGEKLQALLRLLTELMERVRVVDALSTVPQMYCLSVVEVVRRKMFMRHYREWAYALVKDGKLLYEAEKFKRESFGKLFRKSFLRNRLFRGLDSWPPTSFCTRKPRRFDDELPDISVDDLQYLKSCCPLEVQPFLMVPAMCDVEPLNRHIETLQQLVQAAQSVDEMSRTITELLSEQRSSYCQSAQRSTVLTPQSETTPGTSTQMSSKTPSSLNLQGPQHVPVPAPLEDLSPDSIDAQTFDFETIGHPNMDPVLQQGSLDLDSLAESPESDFMSAVNEFVIEENMTSPNPISDPTSPEMMVESLYSSVINAIDSRRMQDTTILERENSRIAVLRQVVDKYRSAAEESHSNLQSVKGDLCHLKGLVLKEQHDFCFVLRSMSTEVQHIVNNISQTQELQLKEQHQNELLAVRQELEKQVQTLTEENQVNQNIVRDVQRAMLELEGLMERKEKELTQLEHERERWAETESNQTDQIKHLDQVIRDLAEEIKTLSVSKDSLTSQIENLYFEIERSQQTIRQELEVNEQLHLKELGDRMKQEHRAELETFTKNNQEALEHLASESSAKLSEAADHHASALREKENQIKDLEARITELAELRCKLEVELALKESETEEMKLLIEEAKTQQADVLKSQVEAETKVLSEELNGLRKQLQVKNEEYEVDLAELRTLMRIEKDHCISELVERHEEETILLRTELSSLQQQAREAERNHAEQHQSLKQELDQRVAALSEEKEKQHRSFQEVEQELRTVVSNLQAENDLLSNKLEQDRERQATEKDFEQEEASKAASLDAFKELEQQKEEMEKRLSDKIRQLENELHERQSSKSDEGLPLQAEGHADAVAPLSLDSALQERLQQERASLQSQMELMEKKKNEEIQNLKTSLIAEQQTNFNTVLTREKLKKEQIIKELSEKLQKVTQQQEKDKGLIETLSEDRASVMQEKKHLEEELNRLRSTALISSTFFTSHPSAQEVTEAGAAARALPVAGACSSEPMTDTDRLASVAAIRDDENVDSAVEASMVTVHDNILMSEEKQRILLLERTLHMKEEENKRLSQRLMSQSMSSVSSRHSDKIAIRDFQVGDLVLIILDERHDNYVLFTVGPTLYFLHSESLTALDLKPASGTSRRPWVLGKVMEKEYCQAKKAQNRFKVPLGTKFYRVKAVPWNRKV, encoded by the exons ATGAAGTTGTATGTGTTCCAGGTCAACAATGGCAGCACATTGACATTTGATACAGATCTTGCTGTCCAAAC TGTACTGGAGCTCAAACATGCCATCCAAGCCAAATACAAGATTGCAATTCAACATCAAGTCCTTGTTGTCAATGGAGGGGAATGTATGGCTGCAGAGAGGCGGGTCTGCAGCTACAGTGCTGGCACT GAAACCAACCCCATATTTTTGTTCAACAAAGAGATGATCTTGAGTGACCGGGATCCAACGATCCCCAAAACCACCTTCTCAATAGAGAGTGAGATTCAGGTTAAGGTGGAGGAGTCTCTACTGATGCCAGCTGTCTTTCACACTGTTGCCTCGCGGACACAACTTGCTCTG GAAATGTTTGAAGTTGCCAATAAACTTAGTTCTTTCTGTGAACGTTTGGTTCATGATGAACACCTTCAACATCAAGGCTGGGCTGCAATTATGGCCAATCTGGATGACTGCACTCTGTCATATCAGAAGTTGCTTGTGAAATTTGACACTTCATACATAAATTATCAACGTGATTTGGAAGAAATTAAGGTGAAACTTACAAA GTTAGGGACAGCAGTCGCTGTCATGGCCAGGATACCTCTGCTTGAGTGTTTAACAAGACACAGTTACAGAGAGAGCATGGAAAAGTCCAGCTCAACTCCAGGGAAGGATTCAGatgagacagaagaagaaaaatccaCCGACTCTGTGCTCTGTAATGCTGGTGCACAAAAGCCCTCCAAGttttcagcctctctctctgcttctggGACACCCACATGTGAGCAAACTGGAGACCACGAAACAAACAAGATGACTGACAGTGGTGGTCTGAGAGCTGCGCTCTTAGACGATGACACTCCAGAGTTTGCAAACCCGTCCTCCTTCAATGTTACACTATTAGACTGGATCAATGTGCAAGACAGACCCAACGATGTGGAGTCTGTTGTGAGGAAGTGCTTTGACTCCATCAACAGG cTTGACCCACGGATCATTCAGCCATTCCTGGCAGATTGTCGTGACACAATTTCCAAGCTAGATAATCAAAACATGAAAGCCATCAAGGGGCTTGAGGACAGGTTGTATGCTCTCGACCAAATGATTGCAAGCTGTAAGAAGTTGGTGAATGAACAGAAAGAACTAGCTCAG GGATttttggccaatcagaagagggCTGAAAACCTGAAGGATACATCTGTTCTGCCTGACTTATGTCTGAGTCACACAAACCAGCTGATGATCATGCTGAACAACCACAGGAAGCTGCTAGACATCAAAAAGAAGTGCACCACTGCCAAACAAGAACTTGCAAACAACCTTCAAGTCCGACTCAA ATGGTGCTGCTACGTGATGCTCCACGCAGACCAGGATGGAGAGAAGCTTCAGGCTCTACTCAGACTCCTGACGGAGCTGATGGAAAGAGTGAGGGTGGTGGATGCCCTGAGCACAGTGCCCCAGATGTACTGCTTGTCAGTGGTTGAAGTTgtcagaagaaaaatgtttatgCGCCACTACAGAGAG tggGCTTATGCACTTGTGAAGGATGGAAAACTACTGTATGAGGCAGAGAAGTTCAAAAGGGAGTCCTTTGGGAAACTCTTTA GGAAGTCTTTCCTCAGAAATCGTTTGTTTAGAGGACTTGATTCATGGCCTCCAACATCATTTTGT ACACGAAAGCCCAGAAGGTTTGATGATGAACTTCCAGACATCTCAGTTGACGACCTGCAGTACTTGAAATCTTGTTGTCCTTTAGAGGTGCAGCCTTTCCTTAT GGTACCTGCAATGTGTGACGTTGAGCCCTTAAATCGACATATTGAGACGCTTCAGCAGCTGGTCCAAGCAGCACAGAGCGTAGACGAGATGTCCCGAACCATAACTGAGCTGCTCAGTGAACAAAGG TCGTCCTACTGTCAGAGCGCTCAGAGATCAACTGTGTTGACCCCACAGTCTGAGACCACTCCTGGGACCTCAACACAGATGTCCTCCAAAACCCCGTCCTCCCTTAACCTTCAAGGGCCCCAACATGTTCCTGTCCCAGCTCCTCTGGAGGACTTATCCCCGGACAGCATTGATGcacaaacatttgactttgaaaCCATTGGCCATCCGAACATGGATCCAGTCCTGCAGCAGGGCTCCCTGGACTTGGATTCTCTAGCAGAGAGCCCTGAATCTGACTTCATGTCTGCTGTTAATGAGTTTGTGATTGAAGAGAACATGACCTCTCCAAACCCCATCAGTGACCCTACCAGCCCTGAGATGATGGTTGAGTCTCTGTACTCTTCAGTCATCAACGCTATTGATAGCAGGCGTATGCAGGACACCACAATACTAGAGCGGGAGAACTCACGGATCGCTGTCCTCAGACAAGTTGTTGACAAGTATCGATCAGCTGCAGAGGAGTCCCATTCAAATTTACAGAGTGTTAAGGGTGACCTGTGTCACTTAAAAGGCCTGGttttaaaagaacaacatgacttctgctttgttttgagGAGTATGAGCACAGAGGTGCAACACATTGTGAACAACATTTCCCAGACCCAGGAACTGCAATTAAAAGAACAGCATCAAAATGAGCTTCTTGCTGTTCGACAAGAGCTGGAGAAGCAAGTTCAGACACTCACTGAGGAAAATCAAGTAAACCAGAATATCGTCAGAGACGTGCAGCGTGCAATGCTGGAGCTAGAGGGGCTAATGGAGCGCAAAGAGAAAGAACTTACTCAGCTGGAGCATGAGAGAGAGCGGTGGGCTGAGACGGAGAGTAACCAGACTGACCAGATCAAACACCTGGATCAGGTGATTAGGGATCTAGCTGAAGAGATCAAGACTCTTTCAGTCTCAAAAGACTCTCTGACCAGCCAGATTGAGAATCTGTATTTTGAGATTGAACGCAGCCAGCAGACGATCAGGCAGGAGTTGGAGGTTAATGAGCAGTTGCACTTAAAGGAGCTGGGGGACAGAATGAAGCAGGAACACAGAGCAGAACTGGAGACATTTACCAAGAACAACCAGGAAGCTCTGGAACATCTGGCTTCTGAAAGTAGTGCAAAGTTAAGTGAGGCAGCCGATCACCACGCCTCTGCACTTAGAGAGAAGGAAAACCAAATTAAGGACTTGGAGGCTCGTATTACTGAGCTCGCAGAACTCCGCTGCAAACTGGAGGTAGAGCTAGCCCTCAAAGAGTCggagacagaggagatgaaGCTCTTAATCGAAGAGGCCAAGACCCAACAGGCTGATGTGCTGAAGTCCCAGGTAGAGGCAGAGACCAAAGTCCTCAGCGAGGAGCTGAACGGTCTAAGAAAACAGCTTCAGGTAAAGAATGAGGAGTATGAGGTGGACCTAGCAGAGCTGAGGACTCTTATGAGGATTGAGAAGGACCACTGCATCTCAGAGTTGGTGGAGCGACATGAGGAAGAGACAATTTTGTTGCGCACTGAGCTCTCCTCCCTGCAGCAGCAAGCCCGCGAAGCTGAGAGGAACCATGCTGAGCAGCACCAAAGTCTGAAGCAGGAGTTAGACCAGCGTGTGGCCGCTCTGAgcgaagaaaaagaaaagcagcacagGAGTTTCCAAGAAGTGGAGCAAGAGTTGAGGACTGTTGTCAGCAATTTGCAAGCTGAAAATGACCTGCTATCAAACAAACTAgagcaggacagagagagacaagcaACTGAGAAAGATTTTGAGCAAGAGGAGGCGTCTAAGGCTGCATCACTTGATGCTTTTAAAGAATTAGAGCagcagaaggaggagatggagaagagACTTTCAGACAAAATTAGACAACTTGAGAATGAGCTACATGAGAGACAATCCtctaaaag TGATGAAGGGTTGCCGCTGCAGGCTGAGGGCCATGCAGATGCTGTAGCACCTCTGTCTCTGGACTCAGCACTACAAGAGCGGCTGCAGCAGGAGAGGGCCTCCCTGCAGTCCCAGATGGAGCtcatggagaagaagaagaatgaggagATACAGAACCTTAAGACATCACTAATCGCAGAGcagcag ACTAATTTCAACACTGTTCTCACTCGAGAGAAGCTGAAGAAGGAGCAGATTATCAAGGAGCTCTCAGAGAAGTTGCAAAAAGTCACCCAACAGCAGGAGAAGGACAAAG GTCTGATAGAGACGCTCTCCGAGGACAGAGCAAGTGTCATGCAGGAGAAGAAACACTTGGAAGAGGAGCTCAACCGCCTTCGCAGCACAGCTCTGATCTCGTCCACCTTCTTCACATCACACCCCTCAGCTCAGGAGGTCACGGAGGCCGGAGCAGCAGCTAGAGCTCTGCCTGTTGCCGGTGCTTGTTCCTCGGAGCCCATGACTGATACTGACAGACTGGCCTCTGTGGCAGCCATTAGGGATGACGAAAACGTTGATTCAGCGGTGGAGGCTAGCATGGTGACAGTCCA CGATAACATCCTGATGTCGGAGGAGAAGCAGCGGATACTCTTACTAGAGAGG actttacacatgaaggaagaagaaaacaagcgCCTCAGTCAAAGACTG ATGTCTCAAAGCATGTCGTCTGTGTCTTCACGGCATTCAGACAAAATCGCCATCAGAGA TTTCCAGGTAGGCGATTTGGTTCTAATCATCCTGGATGAAAGGCATGACAACTACGTGCTGTTCACAGTTGGTCCCACCCTGTACTTCCTCCACTCAGAGTCTCTCACTGCACTGGACCTCAAACCAG CATCAGGGACCTCAAGACGACCGTGGGTACTTGGAAAGGTGATGGAGAAGGAATATTGCCAGGCAAAAAAG GCCCAGAACAGGTTCAAGGTTCCTTTAGGAACCAAGTTCTACAGAGTGAAAGCTGTTCCATGGAACAGAAAAGTATAA